The Clostridium sp. DL-VIII DNA window ATTGGATAGTATGGCATACCTTACCTGGATTCATGATAGAATTTGGATCAAACACTTTTTTAATGCCTTTCATTAATTCCATATTTACTTCTCCAACACTATCAGCTAAGTAGCTCATCTTTCCACTTCCAATTCCATGTTCTCCTGAAACAAGTCCACCGCATTTGATTGCTTCTTCGTAAATGATCTTGAAGAATTTATCAACTCTTGTTTTGAATTCTTCTTCTTCTAAATCGTTACTACATTGGTATATGTGAAGATTTCCATCTCCTGCATGTCCAAAACTCTTAATAGTTAATCCACACTCTTCACCAGTTTTATTTACAAAAGCAAGATACGGAGCGATTTTATTTACTGGAACTACAACATCACATTCATCTAACAATTTTGTTTCTGCCATAATAGCTTCTAAGAAACTTGAACGTGCAGCCCATGCATCTTTTATTTTTGCAGGTGTATCAGCTACAAGAACATCAATTGCTCCAGCTTCTAATACTATTTCACTTGCTTGCTCAATAAGATTATTTAATTCATCTTCATTACCTGCATCTATAGTAACAAGTAAATAAGCATTTGCGGTAACTCCATCAATTACTTGTGGGAATACGCTCTTTCCAATATATCTTTCACTAGATAAAACAATTTCTCTTTCCATGAATTCTATCGCTTGTGGATTCATGTGTTCCATTCTAAATTTTGGAACAGTAGAAATACAATCATCTAAATTTTCAAAAGGAATAATTAAACTTGCTACTACCTTTGGCGCTGGCATTACTTTCAATGTAAGTTCTGTAATAATTCCAAGTGTACCTTCTGAACCAATCATTAGATTTAAAAGGCTATAACCTGAGCTTGTTTTTGATACTGTAGCACCAAATTTAGTGATTTCTCCTGTTGGAAGAACAACTGTCATCGCACGTACATAATCACGTGTTGCACCGTATTTAACGGCTCTCATTCCACCAGCATTTGTTGCAACATTTCCACCTAAACAAGCAAATTTTTCACCTGGGTCTGGAGCATATAATAATCCTTGTTTTAAACAATCCTCTGCAAGGTCATTTAATAGAACTCCAGCTTCTACATGAACAACAAAATTTTCTAAATCATAAGAAATTATTTTGTTCATTTTTGTAATATCAATCAAAACTCCTCCAAGTAGTGGAACTGCTCCACCTGTAAGTCCTGTGCCTGCTCCTCTTGGAGTTACTGGTATTTTATTTTCATTACATATTTTTACTACTGCAGCAACTTCTTCTGTAGAATGCGCCATAAACACAACTTGTGGAGCTACTTTTCCGTAGATAGGCATTTCATCGTGACTATAGTCGTCATTTATATCAGCACCTGTTAAAATATGCCCTGGAGCTGCCTCCTGTAATTTTGAGATTAATTCTTCTGTTAATTTATTATACTCAGCCATAACAATCATTTCCCTTCTAATATACTTATTCAGTTTACAATTTACAATTCCGTATAAAATTTACAATGGAGTTTTTAAAATTATTTATTTTTTCGGAAAGCTGTAAGCTTTTCTTCCCTCATCTGTAAACTGTGCACTGCCAACTGTAAATTATTTTAAAGTGTGCCTATAAAACATATTATTCCAGCAATAACTACGTAACATACAAAATACTTAAATGCACTTCTTAAAATTTTACTTTCCGAACCTGACTTATCAATTGCACTTGCGCCAATTGCAATGCTTTGAGGGCAAATCATCTTTCCGATACCAGCTCCAAGAGTATTTGCTGCCGCCATCCATGCTCCAGAAAGTCCAAGATTTTGTGCTGTTTGTACTTGTAATCCTCCAAATAAAACACTGGTTGATGTGCCCGAACCTGTGACAAACCCTCCAATGGCACCAATTAATGGGGAAATTAACGGATATGCTCCTCCTGTAACTACAACTAAAAGACTTGCAATATCTGAAATCATTCCACTATAACCCATTACCTTTGCTGTTGACATAACCGCACAAATTGTAACAATTGTTTTCCAGTTTGCTTTTAATGTATTAAGTAATACCTCAAACATCAGTGATACTTTTGCTCCTTGAACAAGACCGCCAATAATTGCAGCAATAAAGATAATAATACCTGGTGTATTAATCCAACTAAAAGTTAACGTGCTTCCACCTTTTCCAGCATATACAACTGCACTAGTCTTAAATACTGCAATAGCATTATGAAGTAGTGGAACTAATGTTGATGTAGCCATTAACATTATGAATATCAAAATAAATGGACACCATGCTTTTATTGCTTTACCAAATGATAAAGTTATTGCTTCTTTTGCATTATTAACTTTAATGCAATATTCATCTTGAGGTTTTTTATTAAATACTTTTGCTGCAACACTTGTACACACCATACAGCAAATAGATCCTACTATATCCGGTAATTCTGGTCCAAGTAAAGTTGCTGTAATATAAGCAGGTATTGTAAATGATAATGCAGCAACTAATGTAATAGCAAATATGCCTTTTAATGCCTTTATTCCACCACCTACAATGCAAACCATAATAAATGGACTGATAAAGATAAGAAGCGATTCGATTATTGCCGTACTTGCGGCTATTGCGCCAGCTCCAACCCCTGTTACTGCAGAAACTGTTACTAGAGGTATTCCTACTGATCCAAACGCAGTTGGAGTAGTGTTAGCAACCAAACAAGCTAGAACTGCTGAAAATGGATTTAATCCAAGACCAGCAAGCATAGACGCTGGAATAGCAACCGCTGTGCCGAAGCCAGCCATACCTTCCATAAAATTCCCAAATCCCCATCCAATAATTAATGTTAAAACCCTTTTATCCACAGAAACTCCAGCTAACATTTCTTTTATGAAATCCATCGCACCTGTACGTAAAATTAAATTATACGTAAACAAAGCTGCAATAATAACTAGACAGATCGGCCACAATGCGTTAAGTATTCCTTCTAATACCCCTGTCGCAGCATAAACCACATTTAATTTCCAGAAAAAAATAGCTAAAAACATTGTAAGAACAAGTGCAATAGAGCAGGCTTTATAACCTGGCATCTTTAATCCGCTAAGTGCAATTATGAGCCAAAGGATTGGTAATATGGCCATTAAAAATTTAAAAAACAGCATTTTTTTATCCTCCTTATACATTTTTCAAATGGTATAACCTTTTTACAATTGGTACGACCACTACATCGTGATTATTTATTTTCCCACTTGCTGTTTAATACTGCTTTTACATATATTCGGATTTAATTATTTTTTATATACTGCGTTTCTTATTCATTTATGTTTTTTCAATAATTCTCTAAGTATACAAGTGTGAAATTTTATATATAATTTCATTTTCTTGTGAATTGAGATTTATTTCTAAGTTATCGCAATAATTTTTTAGTACGGTAACTCTTTTCTTATCTGGAAAAAAACTTTACTCTGCTTTTACTTTTTTCATTTCTTCAATCATAACTGGAAGAATCTCTGTTACATTTCCAACAATACTTACATTAGCAATTTCAAAAATTGGAGCTTCCTCATCTTTATTAATTGCCACAATATAACCAGAACCTGTCATTCCAGATGTATGTTGTGTTGCTCCAGAAATACCACATGCAATATAAAGTTTTGGTGCTACAATCTTTCCTGATTGTCCAACTTGATGTGCACGAGAAATCCATCCATCCTCAATAGCTGGTCTTGTTGCACCAACTACACCACCAAGCACACTAGCTAATTCTTCAACAAGTTTGAAATTTTCTGCATTTCCCATTCCACGTCCACCAGAAACAATAACCTCAGCCTCTTCTAAATTAACTGATTCAGAAATTTCTTTTACTGTATCAATAATTTTTGCCTTAATGGCATCAGCTGAAATTTCTATCTTCTTTTCTGTAACTCCTGCATTTGAAGCAGCTTCTGGTTTTGGAAAACTTCCATTTCTAACTGTAACTACAGCTGTACCATCTACTTCAATATGTTCTAAAATTGTTCCACCATAAGCTGGTCTAGTATATATAACTTTGTCGTCAGTTTTATTCATTCCTATTACATCACTTACGCATCCTAAACTCATACGTCCCGCAATACGTGGTGCAATGTCTTTAGCTGCTGTTGTGTTTGCTAATAAAATAATATCTGGGTTTTGTTCTTTAACAGTTTCTGATAATACTTCTGTTAATGTATCACAATCTGTAGCAGCATCTATAAAAATAACTGGAATCCCCAAATCTGCCACTGTTTCTGAAGCTGCCCTGCTGCCTACTATAAGAGCTGCTGCTTCCGCATCTAATGCCTTTACTGCGCTAATAAGTTCGAGACTTCCACCTAGTACTTTTTCTCCATCTGTTTCAATAAACAATAATGCTTTCATACTTTCTTTTCCTCCTTAATTAGATTGCTTTATCTTTTTTCATTTGCTCTATAACAGCACTTACTGAAATTGCAGCATCTTTCTCTTGAATTTTGATACCAGCCTCTTTCTTAGGAGGTGCAACATATTGAATGCAATGTACTTTTGCTTGTTTTACCTCTCCAATTTCTGCTGCTGAATAAGTTGGAATTACCGCCTTACGGCTTGCCATCTTAGTTTTAATAGTAGGATAACGTGGATCATAATCTGGTTTACTTACTGTGATTACAGCTGGAGATTCTAAAGAAACTAAATTATATCCTTCTTCAGTTTCTTGATGAACTTCCATTCCATTATCTTTCAAAGCTATTTCAATTGCGCTGCTAATAAAACCTGTTTTTAATTTTTCAGCAAGCATAGCTCCTACTTGACCAGTAATTTCATCTGTAGATTCCTTTCCACAAAGAATTAAATCAAATTTTTCACCCTTGTCCTTTTCAATTTTATGAATAGCATCTGCCAAGACTTCAGCTGTTCCCATAGCATCTAAATCTGCATATAAATCATCTTTTACAAAGAATGCTTCTTTAGCTCCTACAGCAAGACAATTTTTTAATGTGTTTAAAGAATCATCAGCTCCAACAGTTAATACACTAACCATTCCACCATTAGCCTCAACAAAACGAACTGCTAGCTCTAATGCATACGTATCAAATGCATTTGCTACCAAACTTACTCCATTTAGATTAGGTTTTTTCTTCTCATTATCCAAATGAATTTCAATGGAATCATCCGGAACCTGCTTCACACATAACAGAATATTCATACTTTCCCTCTCCTTTATCCCTTTATATTTGTTAAAGTGTTTTTTTATAAAAGCATTGTGTGTTTGAATAGTTAGAAACATCATTTCATAACTATTTTTCTATTTACATCCTACACAAAGCATTGCAAATTGGTCATACCAATTTATAAATCAATTTTACCACATGAAAACGAATACTTCAATGATTTATTTAAAAATAATTTCATAATATTTCCCTAAAATTATAAAATTATTCTTTTAAATATTGTAAAAGCCCTAAATTCAGACCTTCTCTGATCCAATAATGTAAATAAAGTAAAACTAATATACAAAAAAACACGCAGTAATTTTATTCTGCGCGTAAATATTATCTTTATTTAATACAAATTTATTTTCTTGATCCTTTTATAATCTTAAAATTTATTATTGCTGTTTTGAAAACTCCCGCGAAGCCTTCCTAAATTCTGTTGGTGTTATGTCTTTCTTAGCAGTAAATTGTTTTATAAAATATGTATCATACTCAAATCCAGTAGCATTTGCAATTTCATTTAAACTCATATCTGTATGAGTCAAAAGATCTTCAGCTACTTTTAAGCGATATGAAATCAAGTATCCTATTGCTGTACATCCATATAAATCTTGAAACATTCTATTTAATGACACTCGATTCAAATGAGCATATCTTGTTAAATCTTCTAAAGTTATTTTATCAGAATAGTTTATGTATATATATTCTAAGGCTAAGTTAACAGGCAATTTTTCGCTATGGTGGTTAAACTCCTCAAGTAAACCAAGGATTTGTATTAAATACTTTTTTATTCTGCACACCCAAAGAGAATCACTCTGTGCATATACTTCAGTTCCCATAATAAAAAACCACTCATATAATTTTGGATAGGCTTTCTCAATTGCAGTATATACCCCAGTATTAATATTATCCTTTTTAAAAAGTGAAAGACCTCTTTTTATCTTTAGATTAGTTGACAGATAGCCATTAGTTTCTGAAAAATGAGCTGTATTAAAAAATTCAGGATGAAAACAAAATGATTGAGAAGCTACATTACACTTTTCAAGAACTTGTATTTTATCCTCCATCGATAAACAAAGGATACTTGGAGCTGCAATTTTTATAGAACTATCATTCAATTGTAAATGCATACTTCCACTCGTAATAAAAGTTATAGTTAAACGATCCCTATAAGGAAGATTTATAAAATTTTCATTTGCAATAAATTCAATATATACAGTTCTATTCTTGTGACGATCCACCTGTGGCATAAACATTCCTCCATTGGGCACATTAAAATAAATAATTAATTCAAACTGCCATTGATATTTTTCATTAATTAAGGGCAAATAGTTTTATTATCTTTCTAACTATACTTTTACAAATAGTATAGTTAGAAGCTTCATTTATCACATTGTATCATATTTTCTAAATGATAAACTATTATTAAAGAACTAAATAACATTTTCTAAATAATACGTATTATTAATCACTGAAGAAAAGCTATGATTAACTAATTTCACCATAGCTTAATGAAAGGAGAATTATTATGTCTATTGAAAAATTCAATATCCAAGTATCTGATGAGGTACTTAATGATTTAAAATACAGGCTCTCGCATGTACGCTGGCCTGATCAAATAGAAGGCTCAGATTGGGAGCGAGGTACTGACATAAATTATTTAAAATCACTTGTTTCATATTGGAAGGATGAATTTGACTGGCGTGCACAAGAAAAAGAATTAAATCGTTTTTCTAATTTTCGCTGTAATGTGGATGGGATAGATATTCACTTCATACACGAAAAAGGTAAAGGACCTAATCCAACACCAATTATACTTACTCATGGATGGCCTGATAGTTTCATTCGTTATCAAAAGATTATCCCCCTTCTTACTGATCCTGCAAGTTATGGAGGTGATCCTAAAGACTCTTTTGATGTAATCGTCCCTTCACTACCTGGCTTTGGTTTTTCTAGTGCTTCAAAACATAGTGGCATGAACAATTATAGTGTTTCTGAGCTTTGGGTTAAACTAATGACAGAAAAGCTTGGCTATAGTAAATTCGCTGCTGCAGGAGGAGATATGGGTTCAGGGGTTACAAGATACTTGGCACTAAACCATCCAGAACTTCTAATAGGAATCCATCTAACAGATATCGGTATTATTAGAAATCTTACGGCTTCTCAGAATGAGTCAGAACTTTCAGAGGAGGAATTACAATATGAGAAAAATGCCTCTGAATGGGTTTCAAATGAGGGAGGTTATATGTCTATTCAATCTACAAAACCTCAAACCATCGCCTACGGACTTTCTGACTCACCTGTAGGTTTGGCTGCATGGATTATAGAAAAATTCCGTGGCTGGAGTGATTGTAATGGTGATTTAAATAAAAGCTTTAGTAAAGATGAACTTCTCACTAATATAATGATCTACTGGATCACAAATACTATACGCTCATCAGCAAATGCATATTATGAAAATGTACATTCATTACCACCAATGGGACACATAGATGTACCAACAGGTATAGCCCTTTTCCCAGCTGATGTATTGCTGCCACCCAAAAAATGGGCTATGAATCATTTAAATGTCACTCGATGGACTACAATGCCTAGGGGTGGACATTTTACTGCTATGGAAGATCCTGAACCTCTCGCTGAAGAAATTCGCTCATTCTTTAAAGCTTATAGATAAAAAATTTGGTACGCAATACTCCTTCAGAGAAATATTCTAAGATATAAATTAAAGCCATTAGAGATTTGCTTTTCTCTATGGCTTCAATTTTATAGAATACCCATCTCATATATAACTTAAAACTGTCTTTTGTAAATTACATAAGAAATGACTGAGTTATTGTCGGCCGCTTCCTATACATAAATTATTCATATATTAGGATTTTTAAGTCCTCTTATTAGAAGCTTTACAACAGATTGTATGTTTTGTTTTCGATCTGGATCTTCAAATGAGCTTGGATATATAAAAACACTTGTTGCAAGATATACTGCTCTTGCCTCTTGACAAGGGGATTCTGTAAAAAATATGCCTTCTGTAATTCCTTGTACTATAATCTTTTCAATACAGTTAATTCCCTCTTCTTTGCTCTTCTCTATCACTTCCATTGAGCTTTGTGCTAATTTTATGTAATTTGCAAACATTTCCGGATCATTGATAGAACTGTGATGTTTAGCCTCAACAAAGCTTTCTAGTAAATTACTAAGTTTAACATCTGCAGGACTATCTTCTTTTAATATGTCATTTGACGGAGCATGCAAATGCGTAAGCCAACGCTCAGTAACAGCATTCCATAGGGCTGTTTTTCCATTATAATATCTATAAATAGCAGCGTGGCTTACTTTCAATGATTTTGCTACATCAGTGATATTCGCTTTATCTGGTCCGAAACGGCGAATGACTTCTTCTGTTGCATCAAGAATTATTTCTTTATCTAAGGAGATCTTATCCAAATTTATCACCGCTTTCTTATTTTATTTTTAATTATATCATTTTTAACTTTATGTTTCAAATTACATTGAATGTAACTGATTTTTAATTCAAGGTCTATTGATACTTCATTGGTTTTAATAGCTCTATTTAAGTCAGCATGTTTATTATATATACTTGTGACAGTGTTTAGTATAACTTTGAATCTCTAATTCCTCTTAAATGAAAATTCATTTTATCACAAGTTACATACAAAATAACTTGTAACTTAAAATATATAATGATATAATCACATTATAAGTTACGTATTGTATAATCTGTAACTTATAATATTATAAATATAATTAACTTGAAAGGTGGAATTTAATATGCGTATTTTTGTTACAGGCGCTACAGGATTTATAGGCTCTAAAATCGTTGAAGAACTACTTGGTGCAGGACATGAGGTAATAGGTCTTGCTAGGTCAGATTCATCAGCTGCGTCGCTTACTGCTGCTGGAGCTACAGCTCATCGTGGATCTTTGGATGATCTAGAAAGCCTTCGCAGTGGAGCGTCTTCAGCAGACGGCGTAATTCATGCAGCTTTTGATCATGACAATTTTATTACAAATTTTGCTGCTTGCTGTGAAACTGATCGCCGCGCTATAGATGCACTCGGCAGTGCACTTGCAGGATCCAATAAACCATTAGTGGTGACATTTGGAACTGCCGGCATCAAGCCTGGCTTCTTACTAACAGAAGATGATAAGGCTAGTTCAAGCTTAACTGCAGGTCCTCGAACTGCTTCAGAAACATTGACACTTTCACTGGCATCTAAAGGTGTACGTGCTTCAGTAGTTCGTCCTGCTCCGATAGTATATGGTGATGGTGAACGATATGGCTTAGTTACTATGCTTATTGAAATAGCTCGCAACAAAGGCTTTTCAGCTTATGTAGGCGATGGTTCAAATCGCTGGCCAGCTGTTCACAGACTTGATGCTGCTAAGCTTTACAGACTAGCACTAGAACAAGCACCAGCTGGGTCAATATTTCATGCAGTAGCAAATGAGGGAATACCTTTTAAAGAAATCGCGGAAGCTATCGGCCGTCGCCTTAACCTGCCAGTTAAATCTATCTCCTCAGAGGAATCAGTTAATCATTTGGGAGGACCTCTAGGTCAGCTTATTGCTGCAGATATTCCTGCATCCAACGCTTTAACTCAAGAAAGACTTGGATGGCAGCCTACGCATTTTGAACTAATTCAGAATATTGCCATGGAGTAGACATTTACAATAAGAGCTTTTTTATTTCAGAAAATAGCACATTATTAAAAGAATATATGCAAAAAATGGACTGCAATATTAGCAGTCCATTTTTGTAAAAACTCCACTTATTTTTTCCTTAGTATCATAATTGGGTACTCTAAATTTCAGCCTCAGTAATATTCTTCTTTAAACATTCTTTTGTAATATTTTTGTCATTTATTATTGAGGCTTTAATACAATATGCTCTTCTTTATCTTCCCATTTAATAGTGAAACTTACTTCTTCATTTTCCCTTGGTATTGGGCCAGTACCGCCTCCACTTCCCAAATCAGCATGTCCATCTTCATTAAGCATTATACCTGTGGATTTACCACTTTCGCTACCAGCTTTATATTCAAACGTAATAGGACCCACGGCATTTATATCAGACATTTTATACTTGATTTCTGGGAATGTCCAACTGTAACTATCATAATGAATCGCCTTTTCATCTTGAAACCAATGTTCGTAGTATTTAAAAGTAAAAGTTCCCTCCCAGTTTGCACTTTCTCCTTTATATACTTTCTCTTTACCATCATTTAATTGCTTAAACACTGTAGAAGAAATTGTGCTTATCAGTTTATTAATAGGTGCATACTCCTCCTCGGTTTTTGGTAATTCATAAGGAATATAAACAATAAGTGCATTCTTAGCTTTAAAAGGAATTTGTTCTATAGAAAATGGATTGTTAAACTTATCAGTTTGTCTTAGTATTTCATCTCGTTCTAAAAAAGACTTGAAAATATATATTAGAAGTGTATCCTTCCTATCTCCTATATTAAAAATAGCAGGTTTTATTTCATTTAAAGCAAAATCCTCTGGAGACTTTAACTTATCTTCTTTGAGAATTAGACCTCCTTTATTAAATGTACTAAT harbors:
- a CDS encoding FAD-binding oxidoreductase, giving the protein MAEYNKLTEELISKLQEAAPGHILTGADINDDYSHDEMPIYGKVAPQVVFMAHSTEEVAAVVKICNENKIPVTPRGAGTGLTGGAVPLLGGVLIDITKMNKIISYDLENFVVHVEAGVLLNDLAEDCLKQGLLYAPDPGEKFACLGGNVATNAGGMRAVKYGATRDYVRAMTVVLPTGEITKFGATVSKTSSGYSLLNLMIGSEGTLGIITELTLKVMPAPKVVASLIIPFENLDDCISTVPKFRMEHMNPQAIEFMEREIVLSSERYIGKSVFPQVIDGVTANAYLLVTIDAGNEDELNNLIEQASEIVLEAGAIDVLVADTPAKIKDAWAARSSFLEAIMAETKLLDECDVVVPVNKIAPYLAFVNKTGEECGLTIKSFGHAGDGNLHIYQCSNDLEEEEFKTRVDKFFKIIYEEAIKCGGLVSGEHGIGSGKMSYLADSVGEVNMELMKGIKKVFDPNSIMNPGKVCHTIQ
- a CDS encoding L-lactate permease; this encodes MLFFKFLMAILPILWLIIALSGLKMPGYKACSIALVLTMFLAIFFWKLNVVYAATGVLEGILNALWPICLVIIAALFTYNLILRTGAMDFIKEMLAGVSVDKRVLTLIIGWGFGNFMEGMAGFGTAVAIPASMLAGLGLNPFSAVLACLVANTTPTAFGSVGIPLVTVSAVTGVGAGAIAASTAIIESLLIFISPFIMVCIVGGGIKALKGIFAITLVAALSFTIPAYITATLLGPELPDIVGSICCMVCTSVAAKVFNKKPQDEYCIKVNNAKEAITLSFGKAIKAWCPFILIFIMLMATSTLVPLLHNAIAVFKTSAVVYAGKGGSTLTFSWINTPGIIIFIAAIIGGLVQGAKVSLMFEVLLNTLKANWKTIVTICAVMSTAKVMGYSGMISDIASLLVVVTGGAYPLISPLIGAIGGFVTGSGTSTSVLFGGLQVQTAQNLGLSGAWMAAANTLGAGIGKMICPQSIAIGASAIDKSGSESKILRSAFKYFVCYVVIAGIICFIGTL
- a CDS encoding electron transfer flavoprotein subunit alpha/FixB family protein; protein product: MKALLFIETDGEKVLGGSLELISAVKALDAEAAALIVGSRAASETVADLGIPVIFIDAATDCDTLTEVLSETVKEQNPDIILLANTTAAKDIAPRIAGRMSLGCVSDVIGMNKTDDKVIYTRPAYGGTILEHIEVDGTAVVTVRNGSFPKPEAASNAGVTEKKIEISADAIKAKIIDTVKEISESVNLEEAEVIVSGGRGMGNAENFKLVEELASVLGGVVGATRPAIEDGWISRAHQVGQSGKIVAPKLYIACGISGATQHTSGMTGSGYIVAINKDEEAPIFEIANVSIVGNVTEILPVMIEEMKKVKAE
- a CDS encoding electron transfer flavoprotein subunit beta/FixA family protein, which encodes MNILLCVKQVPDDSIEIHLDNEKKKPNLNGVSLVANAFDTYALELAVRFVEANGGMVSVLTVGADDSLNTLKNCLAVGAKEAFFVKDDLYADLDAMGTAEVLADAIHKIEKDKGEKFDLILCGKESTDEITGQVGAMLAEKLKTGFISSAIEIALKDNGMEVHQETEEGYNLVSLESPAVITVSKPDYDPRYPTIKTKMASRKAVIPTYSAAEIGEVKQAKVHCIQYVAPPKKEAGIKIQEKDAAISVSAVIEQMKKDKAI
- a CDS encoding AraC family transcriptional regulator, whose translation is MPQVDRHKNRTVYIEFIANENFINLPYRDRLTITFITSGSMHLQLNDSSIKIAAPSILCLSMEDKIQVLEKCNVASQSFCFHPEFFNTAHFSETNGYLSTNLKIKRGLSLFKKDNINTGVYTAIEKAYPKLYEWFFIMGTEVYAQSDSLWVCRIKKYLIQILGLLEEFNHHSEKLPVNLALEYIYINYSDKITLEDLTRYAHLNRVSLNRMFQDLYGCTAIGYLISYRLKVAEDLLTHTDMSLNEIANATGFEYDTYFIKQFTAKKDITPTEFRKASREFSKQQ
- a CDS encoding epoxide hydrolase family protein, coding for MSIEKFNIQVSDEVLNDLKYRLSHVRWPDQIEGSDWERGTDINYLKSLVSYWKDEFDWRAQEKELNRFSNFRCNVDGIDIHFIHEKGKGPNPTPIILTHGWPDSFIRYQKIIPLLTDPASYGGDPKDSFDVIVPSLPGFGFSSASKHSGMNNYSVSELWVKLMTEKLGYSKFAAAGGDMGSGVTRYLALNHPELLIGIHLTDIGIIRNLTASQNESELSEEELQYEKNASEWVSNEGGYMSIQSTKPQTIAYGLSDSPVGLAAWIIEKFRGWSDCNGDLNKSFSKDELLTNIMIYWITNTIRSSANAYYENVHSLPPMGHIDVPTGIALFPADVLLPPKKWAMNHLNVTRWTTMPRGGHFTAMEDPEPLAEEIRSFFKAYR
- a CDS encoding TetR/AcrR family transcriptional regulator, whose protein sequence is MINLDKISLDKEIILDATEEVIRRFGPDKANITDVAKSLKVSHAAIYRYYNGKTALWNAVTERWLTHLHAPSNDILKEDSPADVKLSNLLESFVEAKHHSSINDPEMFANYIKLAQSSMEVIEKSKEEGINCIEKIIVQGITEGIFFTESPCQEARAVYLATSVFIYPSSFEDPDRKQNIQSVVKLLIRGLKNPNI
- a CDS encoding SDR family oxidoreductase, whose translation is MRIFVTGATGFIGSKIVEELLGAGHEVIGLARSDSSAASLTAAGATAHRGSLDDLESLRSGASSADGVIHAAFDHDNFITNFAACCETDRRAIDALGSALAGSNKPLVVTFGTAGIKPGFLLTEDDKASSSLTAGPRTASETLTLSLASKGVRASVVRPAPIVYGDGERYGLVTMLIEIARNKGFSAYVGDGSNRWPAVHRLDAAKLYRLALEQAPAGSIFHAVANEGIPFKEIAEAIGRRLNLPVKSISSEESVNHLGGPLGQLIAADIPASNALTQERLGWQPTHFELIQNIAME